A window of Burkholderia ubonensis contains these coding sequences:
- a CDS encoding cryptochrome/photolyase family protein, whose protein sequence is MTRSDLPHEARPVVVWFRDDQRLADNPALTHALDTGHPVVCVYVHDAAPKHGRAMGGAQRWWLHESLSKLDDALAAHGGSLILLRGNEHEAITGFAAAIGAAMVVWNRRYAKAQTGTDASIKRDLIDRGIAVSTFNGHLLREPWTVTTREGLPFQVFSAYWRAARRDDFFPPVPLPAPSHIRFFPVPAHATPHVCTLRELELQPSAPDWAGGLRETWQCGEQAASDQLEAFLENSLSDYPTLRDFPAARATSRLSPYLRFGNISVRQVWYATLSAADAMRSAHTVRGIDSKDGPLNKFLSEIGWREFSYHLLYHFAPLHQVNFRRQFDSMPWRDDAKSLRKWQTGRTGYPLVDAGMRELWHTGWMHNRVRMVAASFLSKHLLIDWRQGEAWFWDTLVDADEASNPASWQWVSGSGADAAPYFRIFNPVLQAQKFDPHGDYTRRWVPELAQLSADTVHAPWAASREQLQRASVTLGRSYPMPIVDHQCARARALESVKRLDSESHA, encoded by the coding sequence ATGACCCGCTCCGACCTTCCGCACGAAGCTCGCCCCGTCGTCGTATGGTTCCGCGACGACCAACGGCTGGCCGACAACCCCGCGCTGACGCATGCGCTCGACACCGGGCACCCGGTCGTTTGCGTGTATGTGCACGACGCCGCGCCGAAACACGGTCGTGCGATGGGCGGCGCGCAGCGCTGGTGGCTCCATGAATCGCTGAGCAAACTCGACGACGCGCTCGCGGCGCATGGCGGCTCGCTGATTCTGCTGCGCGGCAACGAGCATGAAGCGATCACCGGTTTCGCCGCAGCGATCGGCGCGGCGATGGTCGTCTGGAACCGGCGTTACGCGAAGGCGCAGACCGGCACCGATGCGTCGATCAAGAGAGACTTGATCGACCGCGGGATCGCCGTGTCGACGTTCAACGGGCACCTGCTGCGCGAACCGTGGACGGTGACCACGCGCGAAGGCCTGCCGTTCCAGGTCTTCAGCGCGTACTGGAGAGCCGCTCGGCGCGACGATTTTTTCCCGCCGGTTCCGCTGCCGGCGCCGTCGCACATCCGGTTTTTTCCGGTTCCAGCCCACGCGACGCCACACGTCTGCACGCTTCGCGAGCTCGAGCTGCAGCCGTCGGCTCCCGACTGGGCCGGCGGGCTGCGTGAGACCTGGCAGTGCGGCGAGCAAGCCGCCAGCGATCAACTCGAAGCATTCCTGGAGAATTCGCTGTCCGACTATCCGACGCTGCGCGATTTTCCGGCCGCTCGCGCGACGAGCCGGCTGTCGCCGTATCTGCGCTTCGGCAACATATCGGTTCGGCAGGTTTGGTACGCGACGCTGTCGGCGGCCGATGCAATGCGAAGTGCGCACACCGTGCGCGGCATCGACTCAAAGGACGGGCCGTTGAACAAGTTCCTCAGCGAAATCGGCTGGCGAGAATTCTCGTACCACCTCCTGTATCACTTCGCGCCGCTTCATCAGGTCAATTTCCGCCGGCAGTTCGATTCGATGCCGTGGCGCGACGACGCGAAGTCACTGCGCAAGTGGCAGACGGGCCGCACGGGCTACCCGCTCGTCGATGCCGGCATGCGCGAGCTGTGGCATACCGGCTGGATGCACAACCGCGTGCGCATGGTGGCGGCGTCGTTTCTGTCGAAGCACTTGCTGATCGACTGGCGACAGGGCGAAGCATGGTTCTGGGATACGCTGGTCGATGCCGACGAGGCGAGCAATCCCGCGAGCTGGCAGTGGGTGTCGGGCAGCGGCGCCGACGCGGCGCCGTATTTCCGCATCTTCAATCCGGTTCTGCAGGCGCAGAAGTTCGATCCGCACGGCGACTACACGCGTCGCTGGGTGCCCGAGCTCGCGCAGCTTTCCGCAGACACCGTCCACGCGCCATGGGCCGCGTCGCGCGAGCAGTTGCAACGCGCGTCCGTCACGCTCGGGCGAAGCTATCCGATGCCGATCGTCGATCATCAGTGCGCGCGTGCACGCGCGCTGGAATCGGTGAAGCGGCTCGATTCGGAAAGCCATGCGTAG
- a CDS encoding class I SAM-dependent methyltransferase: protein MFEDITHYPTTIACKVCAAEADICGVVDFSRCGADMIAGNKVDPFVGVPIYYYACRQCGFTCTPAFDHWTHDDFARHVYNDDYVRHDPEYLEHRPQQHADLICTSFPEMRDGRILDFGSGLGLLERKLSARGFGDVTSYDPFSQAVAPHGTFDAVLSFEVFEHHPQPRRLFADIVRYRGVAGALLFQTSLITPEIRARGIEQWWYCVPRNGHISFYTSAALTLLATEHGLELGSFSPELHVVFDRASAPRWVSKFF, encoded by the coding sequence ATGTTCGAAGACATCACCCACTATCCGACGACGATCGCATGCAAGGTGTGCGCTGCCGAAGCCGACATCTGCGGCGTGGTCGATTTCTCGCGTTGCGGCGCCGACATGATCGCGGGGAACAAGGTCGATCCGTTCGTCGGTGTGCCGATCTACTACTACGCATGCCGGCAATGCGGCTTCACGTGCACGCCGGCGTTCGACCATTGGACGCACGACGACTTCGCGCGTCATGTCTACAACGACGACTACGTGCGCCATGATCCCGAGTATCTCGAGCATCGCCCGCAACAGCATGCCGACCTGATCTGCACGAGCTTCCCGGAAATGCGCGACGGCCGCATTCTCGATTTCGGTTCGGGGTTGGGGCTGCTCGAGCGCAAGTTGTCGGCGCGCGGGTTCGGCGACGTCACGTCGTACGATCCGTTCAGCCAGGCTGTCGCGCCGCACGGCACGTTCGACGCGGTGCTGTCGTTCGAGGTGTTCGAGCATCATCCGCAGCCGCGACGCCTGTTCGCCGACATCGTCCGCTATCGCGGCGTCGCGGGCGCGCTGCTGTTTCAGACCTCGCTGATCACGCCGGAGATTCGCGCGCGCGGCATCGAGCAGTGGTGGTACTGCGTGCCGCGCAACGGACATATTTCGTTCTACACGAGCGCGGCGCTCACGCTGCTGGCGACGGAGCACGGGCTCGAACTGGGATCGTTCAGCCCGGAACTGCACGTGGTGTTCGATCGCGCGTCCGCGCCGCGGTGGGTGTCGAAGTTCTTCTGA
- a CDS encoding SDR family oxidoreductase yields the protein MSSDEVSESRRKWMQGTTASLVASVAIPAVAQNAGATDVGDTAPHDPRTLYPHAPFPQQHQPWPGLAGRMTPRPDHGERSYRGSGRLDGRKALITGGDSGIGRAAAIAFAREGADVAIAYLPDEEPDAREVVQYIRSAGRKAVPLPVDIRTEAACGKLVEQAVAGLGGLDILVNNAARQQSHDSILDISTEQFDWTLRTNLYALFWITRAAIPHMPPGSAIVNTTSVNAYDPSANLLDYAMTKAAIANFTKGLAKQMIQRGIRVNGVAPGPFWTPLQVSGGQTEKNVETFGQQVPMGRPGQPAELASIYVELASSRASYVTGQIYGASGGAGQP from the coding sequence ATGTCATCAGACGAAGTATCCGAATCGCGCCGCAAGTGGATGCAGGGCACGACGGCCAGCCTGGTCGCGAGCGTCGCGATTCCGGCCGTCGCGCAGAATGCCGGCGCGACCGATGTCGGCGACACCGCGCCGCACGACCCGCGCACGCTGTATCCGCACGCGCCGTTTCCGCAGCAGCACCAGCCGTGGCCGGGCCTCGCCGGGCGCATGACGCCGCGGCCCGATCACGGTGAGCGCAGCTACCGCGGCAGCGGCCGGCTCGACGGCCGCAAGGCGCTGATTACCGGCGGCGACTCCGGGATCGGCCGTGCCGCCGCGATCGCGTTCGCGCGCGAGGGCGCGGACGTCGCGATCGCCTATCTGCCGGACGAGGAGCCCGATGCGCGCGAGGTGGTGCAATACATTCGCAGTGCGGGCCGCAAGGCAGTGCCGCTGCCCGTCGACATCCGCACCGAAGCGGCGTGTGGCAAGCTCGTCGAACAGGCGGTCGCAGGCTTGGGCGGGCTCGATATTCTCGTGAACAATGCGGCGCGTCAGCAGAGCCACGATTCGATCCTCGACATCAGCACCGAGCAGTTCGACTGGACGCTGCGCACCAATTTATATGCGCTGTTCTGGATCACGCGCGCCGCGATTCCGCACATGCCGCCCGGTTCGGCGATCGTCAACACGACCTCGGTGAATGCGTACGATCCGTCGGCGAACCTGCTCGACTACGCGATGACGAAGGCCGCGATCGCCAACTTCACGAAAGGGCTCGCGAAGCAGATGATCCAGCGCGGGATTCGCGTGAACGGCGTCGCGCCGGGGCCGTTCTGGACGCCGCTGCAGGTGAGCGGCGGCCAGACCGAGAAGAACGTCGAGACGTTTGGCCAGCAGGTGCCGATGGGTCGGCCGGGGCAGCCGGCGGAACTCGCGTCGATCTATGTCGAACTGGCGTCGTCGCGTGCGAGCTATGTGACGGGGCAGATCTATGGCGCGTCGGGCGGCGCGGGGCAGCCTTAG
- a CDS encoding CBS domain-containing protein: protein MTSVSEVMTRDAATIAPTQTLREAAQMMDALNVGALPVCDGTRLIGMLTDRDIVVRAVSMGVRPDEPIEGVVSGPANWCYEDDDISAVQNKMAEAQIRRVPVVDRDKRLVGIVALGDLATSADGGMSSTLGAVSAPSKPER from the coding sequence ATGACCTCTGTATCTGAAGTGATGACACGCGATGCGGCGACCATCGCGCCGACCCAGACGCTGCGCGAAGCGGCGCAAATGATGGACGCGCTGAACGTCGGCGCGCTGCCCGTGTGCGACGGCACGCGCCTCATCGGCATGCTGACGGACCGCGACATCGTCGTGCGGGCCGTCTCGATGGGCGTGCGGCCCGACGAGCCGATCGAGGGCGTCGTCAGCGGGCCGGCGAACTGGTGTTACGAGGACGACGACATCTCCGCGGTGCAGAACAAGATGGCCGAAGCGCAGATTCGTCGCGTTCCGGTGGTCGATCGCGACAAGCGGCTGGTCGGCATCGTCGCGCTGGGCGATCTGGCCACGTCGGCCGACGGCGGGATGTCGTCGACGCTCGGCGCGGTGTCGGCGCCGTCGAAACCGGAACGATAG
- a CDS encoding DUF2934 domain-containing protein: protein MNEDRETQIRERAYWLWQADGAPEGRADEYWQRAERQLDAEGGDTDGGGELAADVSIDQSAKRRSPGEPLQDTDAVPAAEVAREKRRTR, encoded by the coding sequence ATGAACGAAGACAGGGAAACGCAGATCAGGGAACGTGCGTACTGGCTGTGGCAGGCGGACGGTGCGCCTGAAGGGCGCGCGGACGAATACTGGCAGCGCGCCGAACGACAGCTCGACGCCGAGGGCGGCGACACGGACGGCGGCGGCGAGCTTGCCGCGGACGTGTCGATCGATCAGTCGGCGAAGCGTCGCAGTCCGGGGGAGCCGCTGCAGGATACGGATGCCGTACCGGCCGCGGAGGTCGCGCGGGAGAAGCGGCGCACGCGGTAA
- a CDS encoding MgtC/SapB family protein → MEPMPVVLQWGDVVARIVLALVAGGLVGLDRSESGKTAGLRTTILVCLAACLSMLQVNALLLQAGKPQGAFSVLDLMRLPLGILTGMGFIGGGAILHRDGLVSGVTTAATLWFVTVIGLCIGGGQLLLGALGLVLALLVVWPLRFVEQRLRRVMTARVTVEYPPDSAAREQLNEKLRAAGFTCRTHGFCETVGRDVREEELIVQWREAASSDAMLQQLMRIVASAGLGSARCWAQS, encoded by the coding sequence ATGGAGCCGATGCCCGTCGTACTTCAGTGGGGCGACGTCGTCGCCAGGATCGTGCTCGCGCTCGTCGCGGGCGGGCTGGTCGGGCTCGATCGCAGCGAGTCGGGCAAGACGGCCGGGCTGCGCACGACGATCCTCGTGTGTCTGGCCGCGTGCCTGTCGATGCTGCAGGTCAATGCGCTGCTGCTGCAGGCCGGCAAGCCGCAAGGCGCGTTCTCGGTGCTCGACCTGATGCGGCTGCCGCTCGGCATCCTGACCGGAATGGGCTTCATCGGCGGCGGCGCGATCCTGCATCGCGACGGCCTAGTGTCGGGCGTCACCACGGCCGCGACGCTGTGGTTCGTGACCGTCATCGGTCTGTGCATCGGCGGCGGCCAGCTGCTGCTCGGCGCGCTCGGGCTCGTGCTCGCGCTGCTGGTCGTGTGGCCGCTGCGCTTCGTCGAGCAGCGTCTGCGGCGCGTCATGACCGCACGCGTCACGGTCGAATATCCGCCCGACTCGGCCGCTCGCGAACAGCTGAACGAGAAACTGCGCGCGGCCGGCTTCACCTGCCGTACGCACGGCTTTTGCGAAACGGTGGGGCGCGACGTGCGCGAGGAAGAGTTGATCGTGCAGTGGCGCGAAGCCGCTTCGAGCGACGCGATGCTGCAGCAGTTGATGCGGATCGTTGCCTCGGCCGGCCTGGGGTCCGCGCGCTGCTGGGCGCAGAGCTGA
- a CDS encoding ATP-binding protein: MRTDHFVQFYDSDEQLVSEVASFSADALRDGGSAIVIARPERLAAVYARLGTLERASGSAARDRVFMSSAQALLDSFMDGDLPDPARFRRSIGTIVEAAVRAGRPVHAFGEMVALLCAQHRYAGALRLEALWNELIERYRFSLYCGYPHDAFPSAEQSEMFRHVCALHRRILPSASLRSDENQLHLTLALSQQRARALTDEIRRREDAEQQRNGVLMHAPLPIALLSGAAHRIVLANHRFSALCGRADIVGRPLTSVLPGGDTAAIARALEAARVQGRSTTIGEHHDRPDTDDTDADGARVYRLHFNPQPLADGLGVIVSAVEVTEHVAAREKLVAANAERDRLLGELRDANQAKDQFLAVLGHELRNPLTPISLALELIRNRDGQATPNEIAIIQRQLDHMVRLIDDLLDVSRITRGKITLKKEAVRLADIVDRAVEVASPLLEQRRHRLHVDTDPEARCHGDPVRLSQVVANLLTNAAKYTLPGGDIAVHAQRGADGSTLIEVHDNGAGIPPDRLQSIFEPFYRIDGDNKQAHGGLGIGLALVRSLVNLHGGTVRADSAGPGRGSTFTIVLPEFRPRVGAAAAPQAEPGIRVAAPGSGRRVMLVDDNEDAASTLAQWLRDAGHEVAVVHDPVTALAAYRGYRPDVAILDIGLPVMDGYELLLRLKAINEVPPCIFLALTGYGRHSDRERCLATGFAEHFVKPVDPAALHLAMSRTGAQGGTPNHDGPQAGR, encoded by the coding sequence ATGCGCACCGACCACTTCGTTCAGTTCTACGACTCCGACGAGCAGCTCGTGTCGGAAGTCGCATCGTTCTCGGCCGACGCGCTGCGCGACGGCGGCAGCGCGATCGTGATTGCACGGCCCGAGCGGCTGGCGGCCGTCTACGCGCGGCTCGGCACGCTCGAGCGAGCGAGCGGCAGTGCGGCGCGCGACCGCGTCTTCATGTCGAGCGCGCAAGCACTGCTCGACAGCTTCATGGACGGCGACCTGCCCGACCCCGCGCGCTTTCGCCGCTCGATCGGCACCATCGTCGAAGCGGCCGTGCGCGCGGGCCGGCCGGTACACGCGTTCGGCGAAATGGTCGCGCTGCTGTGCGCGCAGCATCGCTACGCGGGTGCGCTGCGGCTCGAAGCGCTATGGAACGAGTTAATCGAGCGATACCGCTTCTCGCTGTACTGCGGCTATCCGCACGACGCGTTTCCGAGCGCCGAGCAGTCGGAGATGTTCCGCCACGTGTGTGCGCTGCACCGGCGCATCCTGCCTTCGGCGTCGCTGCGCAGCGACGAGAACCAGCTGCATCTGACGCTCGCGCTGTCCCAGCAACGGGCGCGCGCGCTCACCGACGAGATCCGCCGCCGCGAGGATGCCGAGCAGCAACGCAACGGCGTGCTGATGCATGCGCCGCTGCCGATCGCGCTGCTGTCGGGCGCCGCGCATCGGATCGTGCTCGCGAATCACCGCTTCTCCGCGCTGTGCGGCCGAGCCGACATCGTCGGCCGGCCGCTGACGTCGGTGCTGCCCGGCGGCGACACCGCGGCGATCGCGCGCGCGCTGGAAGCGGCGCGCGTGCAGGGGCGCTCGACGACGATCGGCGAGCACCACGACCGGCCCGATACCGACGATACCGACGCGGACGGCGCGCGCGTGTACCGGCTGCACTTCAATCCGCAACCGCTGGCGGACGGGCTCGGCGTGATCGTCAGCGCCGTCGAGGTGACGGAACACGTCGCGGCGCGCGAGAAGCTGGTCGCGGCCAACGCCGAGCGCGACCGGCTGCTCGGCGAGCTGCGCGACGCGAACCAGGCGAAGGACCAGTTTCTCGCGGTGCTCGGCCACGAGCTGCGCAACCCGTTGACGCCGATCTCGCTCGCGCTGGAGCTGATCCGCAATCGCGACGGCCAGGCCACGCCGAACGAGATTGCGATCATCCAGCGCCAGCTGGACCACATGGTCCGGCTGATCGACGATCTGCTCGACGTGTCGCGCATCACGCGCGGCAAGATCACGCTGAAGAAGGAAGCGGTGCGGCTCGCGGACATCGTCGACCGCGCGGTCGAGGTCGCGAGCCCGCTGCTCGAGCAGCGCCGCCACCGTCTGCACGTCGACACGGACCCCGAGGCGCGCTGCCACGGCGACCCCGTGCGCCTGTCGCAGGTCGTCGCGAACCTGCTGACAAACGCGGCGAAATACACGCTGCCGGGCGGCGACATCGCGGTGCACGCGCAACGCGGTGCGGACGGCAGCACGCTGATCGAAGTGCACGACAACGGCGCGGGCATTCCGCCCGACCGCCTTCAGAGCATCTTCGAACCGTTCTACCGGATCGACGGCGACAACAAGCAGGCGCACGGCGGCCTCGGCATCGGCCTCGCGCTGGTGCGCAGCCTCGTGAACCTGCATGGCGGCACCGTGCGCGCGGACAGCGCCGGGCCCGGCCGCGGCAGCACGTTCACGATCGTGCTGCCGGAATTCCGGCCGCGCGTCGGCGCCGCGGCCGCGCCGCAAGCGGAGCCCGGCATCCGCGTGGCCGCACCCGGCAGCGGCCGGCGCGTCATGCTCGTCGACGACAACGAGGACGCCGCATCGACGCTCGCGCAGTGGTTGCGCGACGCCGGGCACGAGGTCGCGGTCGTGCACGACCCGGTGACGGCGCTCGCCGCGTATCGCGGGTATCGTCCGGACGTCGCGATCCTCGATATCGGTTTGCCGGTGATGGACGGCTACGAACTGCTGCTGCGGCTGAAGGCGATCAACGAAGTCCCGCCGTGCATCTTTCTCGCGCTGACCGGCTATGGTCGCCACTCGGATCGCGAGCGCTGTCTCGCGACCGGATTCGCCGAGCATTTCGTGAAACCGGTCGACCCGGCCGCGCTGCATCTCGCGATGAGCCGCACCGGCGCGCAAGGCGGGACGCCCAACCACGACGGTCCGCAAGCCGGGCGCTAA